In Acidobacteriota bacterium, the genomic window GACAGGCTCAATGTCGGGGTCTCCGCGCTCGCCCCGTAACGTCGGGCGTCCAACATGGCGTGGATCGGTGTGACACCGGCGATGGCGGAAGTCGGGAGGCTTCCCATCCGATAGGACAGGGCACCGACCAGACGTCCATCGATGAAGACGGGGCTCCCGCTCATCCCCGCGGCGACACCGACCTCCTCGGCGATGGGACCTTCCAGCCGGACGAGATACAGATCGATCCCCGCACCGAGTTGGTCATCGAGCACGCCGAGGACCGTCAACGGGATCTCGATGATCTCCCGACCCACGATCGCCGTCCGCGCGACACCCTGTTGCCCGGGACGCACCTCGCCCTCGATCAGGGGCGGCATCGCGTTGGCTAGCGGGAGCGCAGCGAGGCAGAGCAGGAGACCGACGAGCGTCGCCTGAACTCCCCTGGTCGCTTGGCGGGTCAGGAGTCCGAGCCGTTACGCAGCGATTCCTTGATCGCCTCGACGATGAAGTTCTGCATCGAGGGCTGCTGGCCACGCACCGCCGCGTAGACGAGACAGGGAAGCTTCAGGGAGATCTGCACGCCGTTGTCGTCAAGCGTGTCGAGCCACTTGCTGAACACGGCCCACGAATCAAACTGCTGCGCCTGGACCGCCCCGTTCCGGTAGAGCTCGATCAACTTGACCTCGTCCTTCAATCGAAACAGGACATCGTCTTCACGAAAATCGGAGAAGTCGCTGTAGGCGAAGAACTTGACTTCACCGGCGGTCTGGTCCTTGCCCTTGATGGATACCTCGGGCGTCTTGTTACAGCGGACCATGATGTAGTCGTCTTTGTTCTTGAAATGAAACGCGAGGATTGGATCCGTGCGAGGGTTATCGTCCGACGGCGTCTTCAGTGCTCGATAGACCCGTCGCGCGATCTCCTCATTCGTCTTTGCCATTCGGTCCACTCCACGTTGCCAAAATCGCGTTTTTGAATAGCAGGATTATACGTACCCCCATGGCGTGGCTCAACCGGCTTCCCCTTGCCTCCCTTGGCAATCCGGCCCTAGGTTTGACTCTGCGAGTCCGATCCGTCATCCGGGGAGTGAAACGCTGAAAAACAAAGGGAAATCGCCGCTTCCCCGGGAGATTATCCTGGGTGCGGTTCAGGGGTTCGGCGTCTCGATGGCGGTCTGGGGGCTGGCGGCGTTCTCTTCTCAGGATGCCACAACCATGTGGCCCCTGATTTTGATCGCCACTCTGGCCGGTGGGCTTCCCCTTCGCTCCCACCGCGTGGGCCCCATCGCGATCTCGTTACCCATCGTCTTGCTGGCGCAACATCTGTCCGGTTTCCCTCTGGCCGTGGCCTGCGGGTTGTTGGCGCGGCTGGCCGATGCCCATCGTCGTCAACGCCATGCCCCACTGTCCCCGGGTCGATGGGGGTACGAGTTGTCCCAATCGGCCATCGCCGTAACGCTGGGCGCGGTGACCTACAGTTGGATCGCCGATGTCGGACCGGCCGGCATGCTGACATCCATCGTTGCGATGCTCGGGTTCTCGCTGATGGTCGTCGGCGTCGACACGGCGCTCTCGCACCTGCGACGCTTCTGTGTTCAGCAATCGGCACCGTTCTCGCGCACGCGATTGTGGGCCCGTGGTGTCGAGGTTGCCCTCGCGTTGGCCACCGTTCCGTTTCTTGCCAACCTCTACTCGCTCTCGGGAGGTGCCCGCTGGATCTGGGTCACGCTCTTCGCGCTACTCGGCTTTGCGGGTGGCGTGGCCTATGGGCGTCGACGCGCAACGCGGGCCGCCCTCGATGAAACGACCCACGACGTCCATGACTCCATCGCCCGGGCCCTGGCGCACTCGCTGGTCGTCGAGGATCGGGAGTTGCGACACCACCTCGATCGTGTCCGCGAACTTTGCAAGGCACTGGCCCGGCGGTTCTCGTTCACACCGCCGGAGTGTCGATCCCTGTCGATGGCCGCGATCCTCCACGACGTGGGGAAGATCGCCGTCCCGCGTCGGATCCTCGACAAGCCGGCCCGCCTGGACGCGGACGAGTGGCGTCAGGTGCGGATGCATCCCGGTGTCGGCGCCGAGATCATCTCGAGCATCGACTTTCCCCAGGCTGTGCAGGATGCGGTCCGACATCATCATGAACGCTGGGACGGCACCGGTTACCCCGACGGACTGGCGGGAGACGAGATCCCCCTCGGTGCCCGGATCCTCTCCGCCGTCGACTGCTACGACGCCCTCGTCTCCGACCGTCCCTATCGAGCCGCCTACACCGAGTCTCGAGCCCTGGACTACCTGAACGAACAGAGCGGCCACATGTTCGACCCCACGGTGGTTGAAGCCCTGGTCGACCATCTACGCTCCAATGCCGCCGCGGTCGGCAGCGTGGAGATCGAGGAAACCGACGACGAGACATTCTCGATGAAGGAACGGGAGGCCTATCTCTGCACGCTCTACGACATGGAGCGCATCGCCGACTACGAGCTGGGAGAACCCGAACGCTGGACACTTCTGTCCGCGAACCTGAGGAAGTGGCTACCCCATCGAACGCTGGTGGTCTTCGGAACCGACGATGAGAATCGGTTGACGCCACTGTTCGCCGACGGCCAGGCCGCTGACGAACTCGTCGGCCTGAGGATCTCGTCCGCCGACTCGCGCATGGCCGGTCACAGTCTTGCGTCGCGTCGAGTGGTGAACTGTGTCCCGCCGGAGACCCTCGCACCGAGGGCCGATCGTCAGACGACCCACGACCTCGACGGTATCGCCGGCAGCGACGGACTACGGAGCCTACAGACCGGCATCGCGGTCCCTCTTATCCGGGATGGACGGGCGGTGGGGGTTCTCGCGCTGTACGACGACAAGGATCGCACCTTCGGCCTGACCGACGAGCGACGGCTTGCGTTACTCTGCGGGCCATTCGCCCGCGTCACACGGCAGCGAGACGACCACGGGGTCCCCGGACAACTCCCGGCCTCGCTCACCGATCCGCTGACGGGGCTCCCCAACGCACGCTACCTACGTGTGGAGGCCACCCGTCGTATCGGCGTGGAGACCGGCGACAAACCGTGTGGACTGATCGCGCTGGAGTTCGACGGGCTGGAGCAGGTCCAGGCCCACGACGGTCCGGAGACCTGCCAGCGAGCCACGATCGAACTCGCTCGTCGTCTCGCGCTACGCACGACAGGTCTCGAGACGCCCATTCGCATCGGCTGGAAGACGTTCATCGTGTTGACGCCGGAACATCGTTCCGGCCACCTCGTCAAGCGTTGGCGGGAGCTGACCCAACAACTCGAGGAGCGACCGGTGTTGCGAGCCGAAGGCGAACCCGTCGTCGTTCGTGTTATCGCGTCCCACGCCAGTTGGCCCGAGGACGGAGACGACTTCGAGACGTTGATGACGCTTCTCGGGTATCGGCTCGCGTCGAGTCGGCATGGGGATCGAACCGTGGTTCCGTTCGAGGCGAAGCGGGCGAGTGAACGTCTCGCCTGACTCAGCCCTGACGCCTCAACAACCGAACGACCGTACGGGCCGCAGAACGCGGTGGGAGCGGACGGGCAAACAACCGACGCAACTCCGCACGCCCCAACGAACCGTCCTGGACCGCGGCGAACAACGCGCGTCCGAGCCGCTGACCGATCGCCCGCGCCAGCACTCGACGCAACGGGCGGGACTGCCGTAGCTGGACGACCAGGTCCCGTGGCGGAATCGTGGCGGTCGACCGTTCGAAACGTCGATGGAGATCGATCCAGTAGTCCAGCATCTCGCCGGCCGGGGCTTCCTGCAATCCCACCCACGCCCCGGCGGCCGGACGCACCGCACGAACCATGTCCAGCCCCGCCACACCGCTGGCCGGATCCACGAGACGGGCCCCCAGTTGGGCCAGCCCCTCGGAATAGGCATGGGCGTACATCCGCTGGGCGGCGTCGTCGGCGAAGTCGTCGGGCGAGATGAACAACCGACCGGTGAGTGCGGTACGGAGGAACTTGGCACCGACACCCGCGGCGGCCCCCGGTAGGTAGGCCCGCAGGAAAATCGTGTTGGAACGGGCATCGTAGAGCGCTCCACGACGATCGAGGATCAGCCTAGCCTCGTCGATCTCGGCGGGACGCCGACCCCGCTCTTCCATGATCGGTTGCAACAGTTGCTCGGCTTCGGGGCCACTGTAGACCTCGGGGAACGCATCGACGAGATCCTCGCTCCAGCCCGCGCGATGATGGAGTCGCTTGCGGTCGGGCCGGATCTCGAGCCAACCACAGAGCACCTCGATCAGATGATGGACCGCCGGTGTCAGGTCGATCTCGTCGTCGTGGTGCGTGTCGCCACGCCAACGATCGAGCACCTGTCGGTAGGCTTCGTATTTCTCCAGGGGCCCGGTGTTGAACAGGCACCACGCCTCGTCGTCGATTCGTACCGGTCTGTCGGTAGGCAATCCCGCACCGACCAGTTGCCAGTACAGCGTCTCGGCGTTCTGCAGGACGACGCGGGAGGGCGTGTCGATGCCATGACGCTTGAGCCTGCGACGCACCAGACTGGGAAGATGGGTCTTTGCCAGATGGGACTCGCCGAACTGGATCAACCAGCGTCGTGCGGGATCCTGTGCCACGAGACCGGCGATCCGCCGCGCCGCATGTTCGTCGCGAACGGCGACGCCACCGTAGCCGCCGCGCGGCGGGGCGTCGAGGGCATGCACGGGGACGTTCAGATCGCGGGCGGCGTCAAGAACCGCGCGGAATCCGGCCCAAGGATAACCCCACTCCTCGCGGTAATGGATGCGACGCAGGAATGTCGCGTCGTCCAACTCCCCCGACTGCCGTCGGTCCAGCAAGCGTTGTTGCCGCGCGTAGACGAACTCGACGCCCAGGGCGAGCGGTCGATCGGACAGAGAGAGTCGGCGGAGAAGATCGGCGGCCTCGGCCTGGGCCGCCGGAGTCGCGTGGAAGTCCCCGATGTAGATCAGTCCGGCCGTCGTTAGATCCCGATCCATCTCGGAGCGAGACACCTGCTCGCGGAATCGTGCGACGCGTCTTTGGAGCTTTCGAAAATAGGGATGATCGAGGGAGCCGTCCTCCTCCATCACCTGACGTCGCAATCGATCAGCAGCCCGCTTCTGTCGTGCGATGAGCGGACTGACGGACCGGGGGGCGGTCCGACGACTCACGAGCCGTTGGCGCCTTTATCGGATTGACCGCCGTTGTCGTCGTCGCCCCCACGGAGGGACGAACGGAAACCACGGATCCCCTCACCGAGACCTCGGGCGAGATCGGGAATCTTGCGGGCACCGAATAACAAGATGAGGATGCCGAAGATGATCAGCAGTTCCGGCCCACCGAGGGTTCCGAATAGCGCGAGGCGTGCCATGCTGTCTCCTTCGAGGATGCCGCAGAACCGCGTCCAGGACCCTCAGGGCGAACTTACTACACTGCCCAGGCGGATGCCAGAACGGGACGTATCGCGGTCGCTCAGAGCAAAATCTCCCTGGAATCGCCCCGACGACGTGTCACACCGGTGGCGTCGAGGTGCTCCAGGAGCGGGATCGCATTCTTCCGGCTGATCCCGGCCAGTTCCTTGAACTCCCCCACGGCGAAGGAGCGCTGCCCCTCAGAAAACGTCTTCAGCTTGGCCTTCAACCCCTCGATCGCCCCCGGGTGGAACAGCTTGCCGTCGTGGAGACGAACGAGCCGCCCCTGGTCCACCAACAGATCGACGAGAGCGGTCACCCCTGGACGCTCGGCACTCGCGACCTTCGCCAGAGGGTCGCCGGGCTCGAGACCTTCCGCCCTGAGAGTCTCGGTCAATCCGTCTGCGATGCGCTGCTGCGCCGGACTCAGCCGGATCTCATGCCCGACGCGCCGCACACGATCTCCGGTCAGTTCGACGACGCCGGCGTCGGCCAATTCGTCCAGCTTTTTTCGCAGGAGATCCTGCGGGAGTTCCAGCGCGGCCTCGGCGCGGACGGTCTCCCGATTGAAGCCGACCTTCAGCGGTTCTTGTTCGTGGAGCGTGCCGACGGCATCCGCGAGACATTGCCCGGCGGCGGACCAGGCCTCCTGTTCGATCGCCCGTGTGCCGACGACCTGCGCCGACTCCAGGGAGTCCAGTTGGCTCGCCAGTTCCTCATCGGTGACTCCCAGAGCGGCGGAAAGCTCCGCGACCTCGAGTCCGCTCGACCCGGCCTGTCGTAGCCGATCCACCAGGACTGCCGCGAGATCCTCGGGATCGTTGAGCGTGACCTCGTCCGTCAGCGCCCGCGGCGGTGGCTGGGCATCGACGACCACGCCGCCTCCGATGGTGTCGATCGGCGACGGGCGACGGAGCACGAAACGATCGCCCGGCGCCAGGGCCAACGGCTCGTCGAACGTCAACTCGGCGGCGTAGGTCCCGCCTGCCTCGACCCGGCGCAATCGGATTCGCGCCGGACCGTCGGTGGTGCCCTGATGAAAACGGACCTGTCCGTTTCGTGCCAGGGCCTCCGGCATTTCCGGGCCCACCGAGACACGCGCCCACGCACGACGTGTGCGCAACATCTGCCCAGGTCGTGTCAGGGTTGAGCCGCGGGGCACCTCGTCGGGGTGGACGCCCTGCAGGTTGACGGCAACCCGTCGACCGGCGTGGGCCATCTCCACCGGTTGGCGATGAACCTGCAGGCCGCGAATCCTTGCGCGGGTGCCGGAGGGCAGGATCTCCAGCTCGTCGCCGGTCTGTAGCTGTCCGCCGACGAGCGTGCCGGTGACAACGGTCCCGAAGCCACGAAGCGTGAACGCGCGATCGACCGGCAGTCGCACGACAGACGACCGACCGGACTCGGTCACGGCGTCGCAACAATCGGCGAGGACCGCGCGTAACGCCTCGATCCCCACGCCGGTCTTTGCGGAGACCGGCACGATCGGTGCCCCTTCGAGAAACGAACCCGTCAACCACTCCTCAACCTCGAGTGTGGCGACGTCCCGCAGGTCGTCGTCGACGAGGTCCACCTTGGTGAGGACGACCACTCCACGGCGAACGCCCAGCAGTTCACAGATCTGCAGATGCTCTCGGCTCTGGGGCTGAATCCCCTGATCGGCCGCGATGACCAGCATCACGGCCTCGATCCCCGTCGCGCCCGCCACCATGTGACGCACGAACCGTTCGTGCCCCGGCACATCGACGAATGACAACGTGCGCGTGTCATCGAGCGGAAGATCGGCAAAGCCCAACTCGATCGTGATGCCCCTTCGCTTCTCCTCGTCCAGACGATCGGGGTCGGTCCCGGTCAGTGCATGGACCAGGGCGCTCTTGCCATGATCGATGTGACCGGCAGTTCCGATGACGAGGTGCCGCATCCTGCCGCTCAGTCGCGGACCAACCGTTCCGCGACGGCGCGACGGAGGTCGTCCAGTTCGAAGGGCTTCTGAATCCAGCCGACCTCCAGGGACTCGCGCAGCCCCCCGGCCTCCGCACTGATCGTGTCACCGGTGGTCAGAAGCACGGGCAGGTTCGCCGTACCCTCGGCGCGGCGGATCTCCTCGATCAGTTGCGCCCCATCGACACCGGGCATTCGCAGGTCCGTGATCAACAGGTCGAAACGTATTTCACGCAAGAGTTGCATCGCGGTTGTCGCGTCATGGGCATGACGGATCGTGTGACCGTCCTCCGCCAACGCATCGCGGATCATGGCCGCGACATCCTTCTCGTCATCCACCACGAGGATCGTCGCGGCGCGCAACGATGGCGGTGCTACGACAATCGAATCGCCGACCGTCCCGTCCACCCCACCCGTTGCGGCGCGACCGGCCGGAGGGAAGACCATCCGGAACAGCGCCCCACCCTGGGACCCGTCGGAGACCGCTATCCGGCCGCCGTGAGTCCGCACGATGTCGTAGCTCAGGGACAGGCCGAGACCGGTCCCCTCGCCCTCGCCCTTCGTGGTGTAGAACGGCTCGAAGATCTTGTGACGAATCGCCTCGGGAATCCCCGGACCGCTGTCCTCGACCTCGAGCCACAACGTGTCATCCACCGTCGTGCCGGTTCGGATCTCGATCCGCTTCTGGCCGTCCTGCCCCTGCAGCGCATGCTTGGCGTTGGTCAGAAGATTGACCAGCAGTTGCTGCAGCTCATGACGATCCGCCGTCAGCGCCGCCAATGACGGGTCCAGGGTGTGCTGGACGTCCACGCCGGACACGCGCAGCTGATAACCCAGCAGACCCAGGACCGATTCGACGACCTCGTTGAGGGAGGTGGGTGCGTGTTCGTTTCCACGACGACGCGCAAACGAAAGCAAGTTCTGAACGATCCGTTGGCATCGTTGGGCTTCGCGCTCGAGGGTATCCAGGCGGCGGCGGCCGGTCTCATCGGCACCGGCGCGCGCCAGGAGCTGTGCGTACCCCAGCACACTACTGAGCGGGTTGTTCAACTCGTGCGCGACGCCGGAGATCATCTGACCGAGGCTGGTCATCTTCTCCGAATGGGCCAGACGCTGTTGGCTTCGTCGTCGTTCGCTGACATCGGCAAGAACGATGGCCAGGAACTTCCCGCCGGGCGCAGGCACCGACGAAACGGTGACGGCGATGGCTCGATCCGGTTGACCGTAGACCTCGTCTTCGACCACGAGCTGCTCGTCCGCCTCCACACGACCGACGGCATTCTCGATACCGAGCGTCGCGATCAGGGGGCCCGCCGGGCCGCTGGGCTCCAACTCGAATCCCCGCAGCAACTCCTCACCCGCGGGATTCACCAGTACGATTCGCTGCCCGGCATCGAGGAGCACGACCGCCTGTGGCAACGACGCCAGGAGGCTCCGTGTTCGATCGGACTCGACCTCCATCACGGTCAGGATGCGATCGAGATGGAGCGCCATCTGGTTGCCGGCGCTGTACGCAAGACGCATCTCGCGATCGACGGCGGCGGCGGTCGGCACCAGGATCAAGCAGGCCACGACGCGATCTCCGCGGAGCAACGGCAGGATGACCAGACTCTCCTCGTCGACACCGGCCAGGGGTCCCGTCGCCTGTTCGACCTGCAGGGTCACCTGGCGGTCCTGTCTCCAGCCGAGGATTCCACGTGCGCGACGCAGCCAGTCCTTGCGGTGGGTCGGGTCGTCCGGCGCGCCACCGTGGAACTCGATCACCGCGTCACCGCCGACATCGTGGGCGACCACGATCGAGGCGGCCAGCTCGCTTCGTTCCAGGATCTCCACACCCGCCGCGAACAACTCGGCCGGCGTGCGGGCCTCGGCACATCGCTGCCCGAGTACCTGGATCAGGTTGAGTTCCTGCGTGTGAGCGGTAAGCCGCAGCAGTTCACGGTCACGCTCGACACGCTGCTGTCGCCACGCCGCCAGGGCCCAGGCCGCCTGATCGAAGGACAACTGCT contains:
- a CDS encoding HD domain-containing protein yields the protein MWPLILIATLAGGLPLRSHRVGPIAISLPIVLLAQHLSGFPLAVACGLLARLADAHRRQRHAPLSPGRWGYELSQSAIAVTLGAVTYSWIADVGPAGMLTSIVAMLGFSLMVVGVDTALSHLRRFCVQQSAPFSRTRLWARGVEVALALATVPFLANLYSLSGGARWIWVTLFALLGFAGGVAYGRRRATRAALDETTHDVHDSIARALAHSLVVEDRELRHHLDRVRELCKALARRFSFTPPECRSLSMAAILHDVGKIAVPRRILDKPARLDADEWRQVRMHPGVGAEIISSIDFPQAVQDAVRHHHERWDGTGYPDGLAGDEIPLGARILSAVDCYDALVSDRPYRAAYTESRALDYLNEQSGHMFDPTVVEALVDHLRSNAAAVGSVEIEETDDETFSMKEREAYLCTLYDMERIADYELGEPERWTLLSANLRKWLPHRTLVVFGTDDENRLTPLFADGQAADELVGLRISSADSRMAGHSLASRRVVNCVPPETLAPRADRQTTHDLDGIAGSDGLRSLQTGIAVPLIRDGRAVGVLALYDDKDRTFGLTDERRLALLCGPFARVTRQRDDHGVPGQLPASLTDPLTGLPNARYLRVEATRRIGVETGDKPCGLIALEFDGLEQVQAHDGPETCQRATIELARRLALRTTGLETPIRIGWKTFIVLTPEHRSGHLVKRWRELTQQLEERPVLRAEGEPVVVRVIASHASWPEDGDDFETLMTLLGYRLASSRHGDRTVVPFEAKRASERLA
- a CDS encoding ChaN family lipoprotein; this translates as MSRRTAPRSVSPLIARQKRAADRLRRQVMEEDGSLDHPYFRKLQRRVARFREQVSRSEMDRDLTTAGLIYIGDFHATPAAQAEAADLLRRLSLSDRPLALGVEFVYARQQRLLDRRQSGELDDATFLRRIHYREEWGYPWAGFRAVLDAARDLNVPVHALDAPPRGGYGGVAVRDEHAARRIAGLVAQDPARRWLIQFGESHLAKTHLPSLVRRRLKRHGIDTPSRVVLQNAETLYWQLVGAGLPTDRPVRIDDEAWCLFNTGPLEKYEAYRQVLDRWRGDTHHDDEIDLTPAVHHLIEVLCGWLEIRPDRKRLHHRAGWSEDLVDAFPEVYSGPEAEQLLQPIMEERGRRPAEIDEARLILDRRGALYDARSNTIFLRAYLPGAAAGVGAKFLRTALTGRLFISPDDFADDAAQRMYAHAYSEGLAQLGARLVDPASGVAGLDMVRAVRPAAGAWVGLQEAPAGEMLDYWIDLHRRFERSTATIPPRDLVVQLRQSRPLRRVLARAIGQRLGRALFAAVQDGSLGRAELRRLFARPLPPRSAARTVVRLLRRQG
- a CDS encoding twin-arginine translocase TatA/TatE family subunit, which codes for MARLALFGTLGGPELLIIFGILILLFGARKIPDLARGLGEGIRGFRSSLRGGDDDNGGQSDKGANGS
- the selB gene encoding selenocysteine-specific translation elongation factor, which codes for MRHLVIGTAGHIDHGKSALVHALTGTDPDRLDEEKRRGITIELGFADLPLDDTRTLSFVDVPGHERFVRHMVAGATGIEAVMLVIAADQGIQPQSREHLQICELLGVRRGVVVLTKVDLVDDDLRDVATLEVEEWLTGSFLEGAPIVPVSAKTGVGIEALRAVLADCCDAVTESGRSSVVRLPVDRAFTLRGFGTVVTGTLVGGQLQTGDELEILPSGTRARIRGLQVHRQPVEMAHAGRRVAVNLQGVHPDEVPRGSTLTRPGQMLRTRRAWARVSVGPEMPEALARNGQVRFHQGTTDGPARIRLRRVEAGGTYAAELTFDEPLALAPGDRFVLRRPSPIDTIGGGVVVDAQPPPRALTDEVTLNDPEDLAAVLVDRLRQAGSSGLEVAELSAALGVTDEELASQLDSLESAQVVGTRAIEQEAWSAAGQCLADAVGTLHEQEPLKVGFNRETVRAEAALELPQDLLRKKLDELADAGVVELTGDRVRRVGHEIRLSPAQQRIADGLTETLRAEGLEPGDPLAKVASAERPGVTALVDLLVDQGRLVRLHDGKLFHPGAIEGLKAKLKTFSEGQRSFAVGEFKELAGISRKNAIPLLEHLDATGVTRRRGDSREILL
- a CDS encoding ATP-binding protein; this translates as MDLRHDWESESVDADPRRQTTMDWPRLFACETATDALTVIAGWLGPPILGLRLGESSRLHAAVAEWRISDDCRATRRFERIVAGQPSWTLTLSTAFDPHEQLSFDQAAWALAAWRQQRVERDRELLRLTAHTQELNLIQVLGQRCAEARTPAELFAAGVEILERSELAASIVVAHDVGGDAVIEFHGGAPDDPTHRKDWLRRARGILGWRQDRQVTLQVEQATGPLAGVDEESLVILPLLRGDRVVACLILVPTAAAVDREMRLAYSAGNQMALHLDRILTVMEVESDRTRSLLASLPQAVVLLDAGQRIVLVNPAGEELLRGFELEPSGPAGPLIATLGIENAVGRVEADEQLVVEDEVYGQPDRAIAVTVSSVPAPGGKFLAIVLADVSERRRSQQRLAHSEKMTSLGQMISGVAHELNNPLSSVLGYAQLLARAGADETGRRRLDTLEREAQRCQRIVQNLLSFARRRGNEHAPTSLNEVVESVLGLLGYQLRVSGVDVQHTLDPSLAALTADRHELQQLLVNLLTNAKHALQGQDGQKRIEIRTGTTVDDTLWLEVEDSGPGIPEAIRHKIFEPFYTTKGEGEGTGLGLSLSYDIVRTHGGRIAVSDGSQGGALFRMVFPPAGRAATGGVDGTVGDSIVVAPPSLRAATILVVDDEKDVAAMIRDALAEDGHTIRHAHDATTAMQLLREIRFDLLITDLRMPGVDGAQLIEEIRRAEGTANLPVLLTTGDTISAEAGGLRESLEVGWIQKPFELDDLRRAVAERLVRD